From one Streptomyces sp. NBC_01478 genomic stretch:
- a CDS encoding TIGR03084 family metal-binding protein, with protein sequence MSDPTRVFDDLREESEELDRLVAELRPEGWAFETPAARWTVAHQIAHLAWTDHSALLAVTDEKAFRGLVEEALAAPESFVDEGAQEGAAKPPARLLADWRAGRRALLDALCAAPTGIRFPWYGPPMSAASMATGRLMETWAHGQDVADAVGVVRPPTDRLRHVVRIGVRARDFAFGVHGLTPPSEEFRVELRAPSGELWTYGPEDAPQRVTGPALDFCLLATRRAHRADLAVEAVGPDADRWLDIAQAFAGPPGIGRPPKPNQNQNLNQNLNQNQDLKGGGPQ encoded by the coding sequence ATGTCCGATCCGACGCGCGTGTTCGACGACCTGCGTGAGGAGAGCGAGGAACTCGACCGGCTTGTCGCCGAGTTGAGGCCGGAGGGCTGGGCCTTTGAGACCCCTGCTGCCCGCTGGACCGTCGCTCACCAGATCGCCCACCTGGCCTGGACCGACCACTCCGCGCTGCTCGCTGTGACGGACGAGAAGGCGTTCCGGGGGTTGGTGGAGGAGGCGCTCGCCGCTCCCGAGTCGTTCGTGGACGAGGGTGCGCAGGAGGGGGCCGCGAAACCACCCGCCCGGCTCCTCGCCGACTGGCGGGCCGGGCGGAGGGCCCTGTTGGACGCCTTGTGCGCCGCCCCCACAGGGATCCGTTTCCCCTGGTACGGCCCACCCATGTCGGCCGCCTCCATGGCCACCGGTCGTCTCATGGAGACCTGGGCCCACGGGCAGGATGTCGCCGATGCGGTGGGTGTGGTGCGGCCACCTACGGATCGGCTCCGGCACGTGGTGCGCATCGGCGTGCGCGCACGCGACTTCGCCTTCGGTGTGCACGGGCTGACTCCACCGAGTGAGGAGTTCCGTGTCGAACTCCGGGCCCCCTCAGGTGAGTTGTGGACCTACGGCCCTGAAGACGCCCCGCAACGCGTCACCGGCCCCGCTCTCGACTTCTGCCTCCTCGCCACCCGGCGCGCCCACCGCGCCGACCTCGCGGTGGAGGCGGTCGGCCCCGACGCCGACCGGTGGCTCGACATCGCTCAGGCCTTCGCGGGACCACCCGGTATCGGACGTCCACCGAAGCCGAACCAGAACCAGAACCTGAACCAGAACCTGAACCAGAACCAGGACCTGAAGGGAGGCGGCCCTCAGTGA